Genomic DNA from Peribacillus simplex NBRC 15720 = DSM 1321:
AATAAGTCGAAAAAGTCTGACCATCCACCCATTTTAACTTAGAAATTAGCCGGTTATTTATCGTATAGCAGCCTGTCCTTGCTGAAAATAACGGATGACTTCTTCCGTTTGTTTCTCGAACATATCATGGATACTTTTCAATTCCTGCTTTTTGAGTTGAATCTCTTCCTGAATGGTGACTGCTTCAATCTCCTCTTCCAGGGCAAGGAGTTGCTTCTCTATATCTTGGCATCTTTCGATTTCGGATTGTAAAAGTAAAAGCTTATCCATCGTTTTCAACTGGTTGTCTATAAGCCGGTTAAATTCCTTCATGAATGCACCTTCCTAATCTGTATTTTTTCTATAGTATGTATATTCTATTTTTATCCGTTTTTTCCTTTGACATAAAATGTAAACACAACGAAACATTTGTCGAATCCAATGGAAGGCAAAAAAAAGCACCCTTCAAAAGAAGGATGCTTTTCATCGCCAATTAGCCTTGGCTTTTATTGCTTTGAGATTTTTGGTTTTGTTGTTTCACTTCTTGAACGTTAGTTTCAGAAGCAAACTCTGTACCGTATTGGCCTTGTGCTTGACCTTGACCTTTCTTTTGCTGAGATTGCGCGTTTTGTTGTCTCACTTGTTGAACGTTAGTTTCAGAAGCAAACTCTGTTCCGAATTGGCCTTGTCCTTGCTGAGATTGCGCGTTTTGCTGTCTCACTTGTTGAGCGTTTGTACCTGCTTGTGTTTTATTTTTGTTATTAGCCATTGATATCACCTCCACGATAATAAGATAACCATTATCCAGGAGTGTTATCCAACTAAAAACATTTAAATTTTTCCAGTTATATTAAACAAGCAATGAAATGCCCCCATCAACTATTACGGTTTGTCCACGAATCATACTAGCTCCATCGGAAATTAAAAACAGGATGGTATTCACCATATCTTCCACCTCGACCATCCGTCCAGCCGGAGTCTGTTCTGCCGCCTCAGCAAGCATTTCATCCCGATTCGGGAAAGACTTCAGGGCATCCGTATCGATCACACCGCCTGAAACGGCATTGACACAAATATTTTTTGCAGCCAATTCGACCGCTAAATATCTTGTCAGGGCTTCAAGCGCAGCTTTGGAAACTCCAACAGCTGTATAATTTTTCAAATAGCGAATGGATCCTAGTGAACTGATGCTGACGATTTTCCCTCCGCCGTTCCTCTCCATTAACTTCGCCGCTTCCTGTGCGCAGAAAAGGAGGGCTTTTGTATTGATGTCCATGGTCCAGTTCCAATGGGATTCCTCCAGCTCCATCAACGGACGTTGCACTCCTGAGGCCGCATTATTGATGAAGATATCCAAACGTCCATAATAAGCATCGATTTCCTCGAACATGCTTTTCACTTTCGCAACGTCACCGACATTTGCCTTAACTACAAGGGCTTTTCGCCCCAACGCTTCAATTTCGGCTGCCACTTCTAATGCTTTCGACTTGCTCCGGGCATAATTAATAACGAGGTCGTAACCTTCCTCTGCAAGCCTTATTGCCGTGCTTCTGCCTAAACCTTTACTGCTACCTGTAACGAGTGCCACTTTTTGTTCCATTCGTTTATTCATCCTTTCTGAGTAAACACCGAGTAATAAAAATCATTTTTTCTAAGGAGTGTTACTGTTATGTATGTTGGACGTGATATGACAGAGTTGTCGATGATGAAAAAATCGGATTGGGAAAATAGTGAACTAGCCTATTTTCATCACTCCCTTCAACAAATGGTACCTTATTTAAACCAAGAAGGACAGAGTATCCACAGCGAAATCGTCAAAGAAATTGAAAATAGAGGCGGAATTAATAGGCAGGAAGCCGATTATACTCATGGAACGAAAACCATTTACGATTGATTTTATACGGATATGGCTTTAAAAATCAACAAAAGGAAGAGGATATCTTAGCGGATATCCTCTTTTATGCATATACCAAATATCACTAGCGCCTTTTTTTAATCACGATTTTATTATAAGACGTTATAGCCATTGCGCAAATTAGGGCTGTACCCAAAAATGTTAACGAATATAAAGAAGGTGAAATTACCTTACCGAATACTGTTTCACTCTGAAGTGCTCCTGCTTGTTCCCACGCATTTACAATGTCCGGTTTATATCGGCTTGTTTTTATAGATCCAACCATTATCGCACTCCCAAAATATAAAGCATGTATGATGATTGAACCCATGAATGCTTGAATGACTATCCTCATTCCCACGCCCCCATTACCCTTATATTACCATAGAGGCAAAAAAAACTTTATTCAATACGTTCTTTTTCTTTATACGCCTTCATCATTTTTTGGTGGGAAACCGGAAATGCCAATTCCTCCATCTCAGCTTTACTCACCCACTTAAGTTGCTGTTCTCTTAGTACCTCTTCACTGATGGCTTCTTTGACCACTCCGATATACGTGTCCACTTTCCAAACGAGATGTGAGAAAACATGTTCAATTCTCACAAGTGATTCAGTGATTTCTGGTTTGACACCATACATTTCCTGAAACCGACTCTCGAAGAATTCCCTCTTATGCAAAAGGGATGAATGGTTTTCGAAGTTCAGATATTCCCAAAGATTAGCTAGCAATCCTTCTGATACTCGCTTGTGAATTAAAAATTCACCTTTATCATTCGTTAAAACGGCAGCCACAATTGGTACATCCCGCGTTTTTTTCTTTTGGATTTTTACCGGCAATTCCGACTGAACCCCTGCTTCAAATGATAGACAATGACTTTGAACGGGACATAATAGGCAGGCAGGCTTACCTGGTGTGCAGATTAATGCTCCAAGTTCCATCAAGGCTTGATTGAAGGCAGAGGTATGTTCATGATCGATCAGCTTTCTGACGGCAGCTTCGAATGTTTTCCTTGTCTTTGGCTTTGCTATGTCTTCATATATCATCAATATCCTTGATAAAACACGCATGACGTTTCCATCAACGGCTGGTTCCGGCTTGCCATATGCGATACTAAGAATAGCACCAGCTGTATAAGGGCCGACACCTTTCAATTTGGAAATTTCCTCCGGATCATCCGGTACAATCCCATTATAGGATGCCTTCACTTCCTGAACGGCACTATGCAGATTCCTTACACGTGAGTAATATCCCAGCCCTTCCCATGCTTTTAGGATTTTCTCTTCATCGGCATTGGCAAAATCCTCGAGTGTTGGGAACCATTCCACAAACCGGTTAAAATAAGGAATCACCGTGTCCACTCTCGTTTGCTGCAGCATTATTTCAGAAACCCAAACACGGTACGGATCCTTATTTTCCCTCCATGGCAATTCTCTTTGTTCTTCGAGAAACCAGGAAACCAAATCTTTTTGAAATTCATCAATTTTTATTTTTTCAATTGTCGGTATTATTATTTCTTTCAAATCAGTTCCTCCAAAGATGTTACACTCTTATCAAAAATGGGAATACCTATAGTAGGTCATTCTTTTTTTAATATCATGTTCATATTCATTTATTTGTAACAGGGCACGGAAAAAAGTAAAATTATATTCATTTGATGGTTAATATATAAATACGGTATGATGAGAGAAGACCATTTTTTTCAAATTGTGGCAGGGAGGTTAGATTTTTGGATACAGGTACTCACTTTGTCATGGGAATTGCTCTTGGAGGTCTTGCCACATTAGATCCTGTCATTGCGCAGAGCCCAGTCACTGCAAGTGCAGTCATAGCAGGTACGATATTGGGATCACAAGCTCCAGACATTGACACCGTTTTAAAATTAAGGAATAACGCTGTATATATACGAAACCACCGTGGAATCACGCATTCCATTCCCGCTGTTTTACTTTGGCCCTTGATTATCAGCGGAGCACTTTTCGCCATCATACCTGAAGCAAATTACCTTCATCTTTGGCTTTGGACCTTTTTAGCCGTATTCCTTCATGTATTCGTGGATATATTCAATGCTTATGGGACTCAGGCTCTTAGGCCGATTTCGTCAAAATGGGTAGCTTTAGGGGTCATCAATACATTTGACCCGTTCATTTTTGGAATACATGTTGCCGGCCTGATATTATGGGGCTTTGGATTTCCTCCAGGCTATTTATTTCTTTCCATTTACGGAATACTCGTCATTTATTATATTTCCAGATTCAGGGAACAAGCTTTTATAAAAAGAGTGGTCAAACAGCAAATTCCTGGAGCAAGGAAAATTCTTTTATCACCGACCATGCGTTTTCACCGCTGGAAAATTGCGGTGATTACCGAAAAGAATTATTATGTGGCACGGGCCGATAATGGGTATGTGACGATTCTAGATAAGTTCGATCGAGTGCCATTGCCTGAAAGTGAAATTCTCGAAGCCGCCAAGAAGGATATCAACTTGGCAGCCTTTCTATCCTTTTCTCCGGTTTACCGCTTTGAAATCGAACAGATAAAAGAATATTATGAAGTCCGTTTTATCGATTTAAGATACCGCAGCAATGGATATTACCCGTTTGTGGCAGTGGTCCATTTAGACAGCGAATTAAATATCTTGAATTCTTATACCGGCTGGATCTTTAGCGAAGCGAAACTGCAGAAGAAGTTAAATATTATTTTGTAGTCGCTGCATATTGAAAAAGAGCTGATTCCAGGGAACCCCTCTGGAATCAGCTTTTTTAATGCACTCTATTCTGCTGATTTAATAACTGTTGATATTTAGGGTTCTTTGCAATGAATTCGTGGAATTGCTCACCGTAGTTATCAATCCAGGTCCTTACAACGCGCGATGTCATTTCTTCTCCGGCATACTCATGCCCAGCCTTTGCATAGGTCGCTTCGAAATCTCCCCATAATAATTCCACCCAAGTCAAAGCTTGCTCATACGTGATGTGTTCGTTTTTCTCAAGCAGTATCTTGGTTAATCTTTCATGGTAATCATTCATTAGAACCACCTCATTGCCAATATTTTTACAGAATGAACTATACTGTCCCATACCCATACTAATGGTAAGCGGAAACGCTTCTTTCTTTAATCTGATGCTTGGAGGAGAAAAATTTTGCGAAATAAACAAAAAGGATTCCCAAACCAAAACAATAATAAATTCCATGGCGAGCCTCGTGCACAGGCAAGATATGCTTCAAAGCGTGCAGATGGCAGTATTAATACACACCCTCAAGAAAGAATGAAAGCATCAAACGAGCGATCGAATTAAAAGGTTTATCAGAAGGAATCGGGTCTTCCCCGGTTCCTTTTTATTTCAACATTGAAATCGGGAGTGCTTCTTCCTTACCGCTTCCACCTAAGCGGTAACCCCAGGCGAATACGCCGTTCATATAATCAATTTTGAAATAAACACCGGGATCTCCGTCAATTTGATATATTTCACCTTTTTTGAAATCATCCGGATTTAACAGATAGGCCTTGGCCATCGTCACTTTTCGTTCCAATACTGAAAATTCATTAACCATTCCCAATTGCTCTGCTTTTCTCGCTTTTTCAGTCAACGCTGCAATTTCCTGTTGTAGTTCATAGGCGGACAACTTGCTGTATCTTACGTCGCTCATATATATGCTCCTTAAATGAAATATTAATTTACTTCTATATTAAACAAATTTTTGTGATTTGGCTATTGATGCACTTATTCTCCATCTGGATTGGAGAGATAACGCTCAATCAATTCTATTGGAAAACCTTTTCGGTATAATGCCTGCTTCATTTTTTGTTCATATTCGAAGCCTTCATGGTTTTTATATCGGCGCTGCATTTTTTCTGCATGGTGGCAGAGAGAATCCCATTGTTCATCTTCATCCTTTTCAACCGTCACATCTTCAAGTGCTTCATGGATGACATCTCTAGGGAATCCTTTCCGTAACAAGGTTTGTTCAACTTTCAGCCTTAAAGCTCGTTCGGAAATGTTTTTTTCCTTTTTGACCGCTTTTCCAGCAAGTTTCCTTGCATGTTCAATTTGAATATCATAGGGGTATTCCTTCAATGCCTCGACAACCCACTTTTCTTGCACCCCTTTTTCCTTAAGCTCGAGCTTAAGGGTAGTGGGCCCTTTATTGCCTCCATTCACATGGGTCCTTACGTAAGCCTTGGCAAATTCAAGGTCGTCTAAATAGTTAAAGCTGTATAGTTTATGTATCGCTTCCTTAATGATCGGCTCTTCCGTTTCCTTCTTT
This window encodes:
- a CDS encoding YgaB family protein, with protein sequence MKEFNRLIDNQLKTMDKLLLLQSEIERCQDIEKQLLALEEEIEAVTIQEEIQLKKQELKSIHDMFEKQTEEVIRYFQQGQAAIR
- a CDS encoding gamma-type small acid-soluble spore protein, which gives rise to MANNKNKTQAGTNAQQVRQQNAQSQQGQGQFGTEFASETNVQQVRQQNAQSQQKKGQGQAQGQYGTEFASETNVQEVKQQNQKSQSNKSQG
- the fabL gene encoding enoyl-[acyl-carrier-protein] reductase FabL; its protein translation is MEQKVALVTGSSKGLGRSTAIRLAEEGYDLVINYARSKSKALEVAAEIEALGRKALVVKANVGDVAKVKSMFEEIDAYYGRLDIFINNAASGVQRPLMELEESHWNWTMDINTKALLFCAQEAAKLMERNGGGKIVSISSLGSIRYLKNYTAVGVSKAALEALTRYLAVELAAKNICVNAVSGGVIDTDALKSFPNRDEMLAEAAEQTPAGRMVEVEDMVNTILFLISDGASMIRGQTVIVDGGISLLV
- the mutY gene encoding A/G-specific adenine glycosylase, with protein sequence MKEIIIPTIEKIKIDEFQKDLVSWFLEEQRELPWRENKDPYRVWVSEIMLQQTRVDTVIPYFNRFVEWFPTLEDFANADEEKILKAWEGLGYYSRVRNLHSAVQEVKASYNGIVPDDPEEISKLKGVGPYTAGAILSIAYGKPEPAVDGNVMRVLSRILMIYEDIAKPKTRKTFEAAVRKLIDHEHTSAFNQALMELGALICTPGKPACLLCPVQSHCLSFEAGVQSELPVKIQKKKTRDVPIVAAVLTNDKGEFLIHKRVSEGLLANLWEYLNFENHSSLLHKREFFESRFQEMYGVKPEITESLVRIEHVFSHLVWKVDTYIGVVKEAISEEVLREQQLKWVSKAEMEELAFPVSHQKMMKAYKEKERIE
- a CDS encoding metal-dependent hydrolase; the encoded protein is MDTGTHFVMGIALGGLATLDPVIAQSPVTASAVIAGTILGSQAPDIDTVLKLRNNAVYIRNHRGITHSIPAVLLWPLIISGALFAIIPEANYLHLWLWTFLAVFLHVFVDIFNAYGTQALRPISSKWVALGVINTFDPFIFGIHVAGLILWGFGFPPGYLFLSIYGILVIYYISRFREQAFIKRVVKQQIPGARKILLSPTMRFHRWKIAVITEKNYYVARADNGYVTILDKFDRVPLPESEILEAAKKDINLAAFLSFSPVYRFEIEQIKEYYEVRFIDLRYRSNGYYPFVAVVHLDSELNILNSYTGWIFSEAKLQKKLNIIL
- a CDS encoding YfhJ family protein, whose protein sequence is MNDYHERLTKILLEKNEHITYEQALTWVELLWGDFEATYAKAGHEYAGEEMTSRVVRTWIDNYGEQFHEFIAKNPKYQQLLNQQNRVH
- a CDS encoding small, acid-soluble spore protein K, with amino-acid sequence MRNKQKGFPNQNNNKFHGEPRAQARYASKRADGSINTHPQERMKASNERSN
- a CDS encoding YfhH family protein, producing MSDVRYSKLSAYELQQEIAALTEKARKAEQLGMVNEFSVLERKVTMAKAYLLNPDDFKKGEIYQIDGDPGVYFKIDYMNGVFAWGYRLGGSGKEEALPISMLK
- the recX gene encoding recombination regulator RecX; translated protein: MPNITKVTTQKKRKDRYNIFVDEKYAFSVDEEVLLKFHLKKGMDLDDLLLAEIQFHDEIQKAFTDALNYLSYRMRSESEIHLYLKKKETEEPIIKEAIHKLYSFNYLDDLEFAKAYVRTHVNGGNKGPTTLKLELKEKGVQEKWVVEALKEYPYDIQIEHARKLAGKAVKKEKNISERALRLKVEQTLLRKGFPRDVIHEALEDVTVEKDEDEQWDSLCHHAEKMQRRYKNHEGFEYEQKMKQALYRKGFPIELIERYLSNPDGE